A stretch of the uncultured Fusobacterium sp. genome encodes the following:
- the ylqF gene encoding ribosome biogenesis GTPase YlqF produces MSMTKINWYPGHMKKTKDLIKENMQLIDIVLEVVDARIPLSSKNPDISVFAKNKKRVIVLNKSDLVEKSEIQYWKKYFKDNNFADEVLEISAETGFNIKALYSIIDKVSTEKKEKLMAKGLRKVNVRLMVAGIPNVGKSRLINRIVGKNSAGVGNKPGFTKGKQWIRIKDGLELLDTPGILWPKFESDEVGQNLAITGAIRDEILPIEDIACILIGKMIKYNMWNVFAERYKLEPEDKSEILGEILEKVALRNKMFNKGESLNIQQAAYTVLRDYRNCRLGKFGLDR; encoded by the coding sequence ATGTCAATGACAAAGATAAACTGGTATCCAGGACATATGAAAAAAACAAAAGATTTGATAAAGGAAAATATGCAACTAATAGATATTGTTCTTGAAGTTGTAGATGCAAGAATACCTTTATCAAGTAAAAATCCTGATATATCAGTTTTTGCTAAAAATAAAAAAAGAGTAATTGTTTTAAATAAGTCAGATCTTGTTGAAAAATCAGAGATTCAATACTGGAAAAAATATTTTAAAGATAATAATTTTGCAGATGAAGTATTGGAGATAAGTGCTGAAACAGGATTTAATATAAAAGCTTTATATAGCATAATAGATAAGGTTTCCACTGAGAAAAAAGAGAAACTTATGGCTAAAGGACTTAGAAAAGTAAATGTACGTCTTATGGTTGCAGGGATACCAAATGTTGGTAAATCTAGATTAATCAATAGAATAGTAGGAAAAAATAGTGCAGGAGTAGGAAATAAGCCAGGATTTACTAAGGGAAAACAATGGATTAGAATAAAAGATGGTTTAGAGCTTTTAGATACTCCGGGAATCCTATGGCCTAAATTTGAAAGTGATGAAGTAGGACAAAATCTAGCAATTACAGGAGCAATAAGAGATGAAATTTTACCTATAGAGGATATTGCATGTATACTTATAGGAAAGATGATTAAATATAACATGTGGAATGTTTTTGCAGAGAGATATAAACTTGAACCAGAAGATAAGAGTGAAATTTTAGGTGAAATTCTTGAGAAGGTTGCTCTTAGAAATAAGATGTTTAATAAAGGTGAAAGTCTAAATATACAACAAGCAGCTTATACAGTTTTGAGAGATTATAGAAATTGTAGATTAGGAAAATTTGGACTAGACAGATAA
- the rsmI gene encoding 16S rRNA (cytidine(1402)-2'-O)-methyltransferase, with protein sequence MLYIVATPIGNLEDMTLRGIRILKEVNYIFAEDTRVTKKLLNHFEIENTVYRYDEHTKMHQIANVINLLKEGKDIALVTDAGTPCISDPGYELVDAAHKEGIKVVPIPGASALTASASAAGISMRRFCFEGFLPKKKGRQTLLKSLAQEERTIVIYESPFRIEKTLRDIEEFIGVREVVIVREITKIYEEILRGTTTELIEKLAKNPIKGEIVLLIKGQED encoded by the coding sequence ATGCTTTATATAGTTGCAACTCCAATAGGAAATCTTGAAGATATGACTTTGAGAGGAATTCGTATTTTAAAAGAGGTAAATTATATTTTTGCTGAAGATACAAGAGTGACAAAGAAACTTTTAAATCACTTTGAAATAGAAAATACAGTATATAGATATGATGAACATACAAAAATGCATCAGATAGCTAATGTAATAAATCTATTAAAAGAAGGAAAAGATATTGCTCTAGTAACAGATGCAGGAACACCATGTATATCAGATCCAGGATATGAGTTAGTAGATGCTGCCCATAAAGAGGGAATAAAAGTTGTTCCGATTCCTGGAGCAAGTGCTTTAACAGCTTCAGCTTCAGCAGCAGGAATCAGCATGAGAAGATTTTGTTTTGAAGGTTTTCTTCCTAAGAAAAAGGGGAGACAAACTCTTTTGAAATCACTAGCTCAAGAGGAAAGAACAATAGTTATATATGAATCACCATTTAGAATAGAGAAAACTTTAAGAGATATTGAAGAGTTTATTGGTGTAAGAGAAGTTGTTATAGTTAGAGAGATTACTAAAATTTATGAAGAGATATTAAGAGGAACTACTACAGAGTTAATTGAAAAATTAGCTAAAAATCCTATTAAAGGAGAGATAGTTCTTTTAATAAAAGGACAGGAAGACTAA
- a CDS encoding S41 family peptidase, translating into MRKLFRTKVFVLLFSIVIFANCFSNGNEDKNGFLSNIRELKELSDIMDIINENYVGEKQVEKKELMQGAIKGMIESLDDPHSNYFTKTELESFKEDIKGTYVGVGMVVQKRPNEALTVVSPIEDGPAFKAGVKPKDKIISIDGESVYKLTSEESVKKLKGEPNTKVKVTVLREKAKETKDIEITRAIVELKYVKQRMIDKNIGYLRLTQFGENVYPDVKKALEELQKSGMKGLIFDLRSNPGGALDQSIKIASMFLKEGKVVSVKSKDGNEQVSNREGKYYGDFPLVVLINGGSASASEIVSGAIKDNKRGILVGEKTFGKGSVQTLIPLPDGDGMKLTIAKYYTPSGICIHGIGIEPDVKVVEKEGYLLFDSMVTNIDENESKENKKELIKEIKGEEAAKEFENHKDIQLDTAVGILKGLLINSNNK; encoded by the coding sequence ATGAGAAAATTATTTAGAACAAAAGTATTTGTACTACTATTTTCCATTGTGATTTTTGCTAATTGTTTTTCAAATGGAAATGAAGATAAGAATGGATTTCTTTCAAATATAAGGGAATTAAAAGAATTATCTGATATTATGGATATAATTAATGAAAATTATGTAGGGGAAAAACAAGTTGAGAAAAAAGAGTTAATGCAAGGGGCAATAAAAGGGATGATTGAATCTTTAGATGATCCTCACTCAAATTACTTTACTAAAACTGAACTAGAAAGTTTTAAAGAGGATATTAAAGGGACTTACGTTGGAGTAGGAATGGTTGTTCAAAAAAGACCTAATGAAGCATTGACAGTTGTATCTCCTATAGAAGATGGTCCAGCATTTAAGGCTGGGGTAAAACCTAAGGATAAAATTATATCTATTGATGGTGAATCTGTATATAAACTTACAAGTGAAGAAAGTGTAAAAAAATTAAAAGGGGAACCAAATACTAAAGTAAAGGTTACTGTACTTAGAGAAAAAGCAAAAGAGACAAAGGATATAGAGATAACTAGAGCTATAGTGGAATTAAAATATGTAAAACAAAGAATGATTGATAAAAATATAGGATATTTAAGACTTACACAATTTGGAGAAAATGTATATCCAGATGTAAAAAAAGCTTTAGAAGAACTTCAAAAGAGTGGAATGAAAGGTTTAATTTTTGACTTGAGAAGTAATCCAGGAGGAGCCTTAGATCAATCTATAAAAATTGCTTCAATGTTTTTAAAAGAGGGAAAAGTAGTAAGTGTAAAATCTAAAGATGGAAATGAACAAGTTTCAAATAGAGAAGGAAAATATTATGGAGATTTCCCATTAGTTGTACTTATAAATGGTGGAAGTGCATCAGCTTCTGAGATTGTATCAGGTGCAATTAAAGATAATAAAAGAGGAATACTTGTTGGAGAGAAGACTTTTGGAAAGGGAAGTGTTCAAACATTAATACCTCTTCCAGATGGAGATGGAATGAAACTTACTATTGCTAAATATTATACTCCAAGTGGAATCTGTATTCATGGAATAGGAATTGAGCCAGATGTAAAAGTTGTAGAAAAAGAAGGATATCTACTTTTTGATAGTATGGTAACAAATATAGATGAAAATGAAAGTAAAGAAAATAAGAAAGAGTTAATAAAAGAGATAAAGGGAGAAGAGGCTGCTAAAGAGTTTGAAAATCACAAAGATATTCAATTAGATACAGCAGTTGGAATTCTTAAAGGATTACTTATAAATAGTAATAATAAATAA
- a CDS encoding TlyA family RNA methyltransferase has translation MRERLDILLVKRGFFENKEKAQRAIMAGLVIVDEKKIDKSGTLIKIDKEPVIRIKGEMSKYVSRGGLKLEKALKVFDLDFQDKIILDVGASTGGFTDCSLQNGASFVYAVDVGTNQLDWKLRNDNRVKSLENIHIKDLTEKELDNKKVDYIVMDVSFISITKVIEHLVKFCHENTKLMALIKPQFETDKEFIAKGGIVKDTEQHIEAIKKVIASGEEVGFYIENLDFSPITGTKGNVEYISLFSLNRANKREIDIESVVNSGKNLGGAV, from the coding sequence ATGAGAGAGAGACTGGACATTCTCTTGGTAAAAAGAGGGTTCTTTGAAAATAAAGAAAAGGCACAAAGAGCAATAATGGCAGGATTAGTAATTGTTGATGAAAAGAAAATAGATAAGAGTGGAACTCTTATTAAAATAGATAAAGAACCTGTGATTAGAATAAAAGGAGAAATGTCAAAATATGTGAGCAGAGGAGGATTAAAACTTGAAAAAGCTTTAAAAGTATTTGATCTAGATTTTCAAGATAAGATTATCCTTGATGTAGGAGCATCTACAGGTGGTTTTACAGATTGTTCATTACAAAATGGAGCATCCTTTGTTTATGCAGTTGATGTTGGAACTAATCAATTGGATTGGAAATTAAGAAATGATAATAGAGTGAAATCATTAGAGAATATTCATATAAAAGATTTAACTGAAAAGGAATTGGATAATAAAAAAGTAGATTATATAGTTATGGATGTTTCATTTATATCGATTACTAAAGTTATAGAACATCTAGTGAAGTTTTGCCATGAAAACACTAAACTAATGGCTCTTATAAAACCTCAATTTGAAACAGATAAAGAATTTATAGCAAAGGGCGGAATTGTTAAAGATACAGAGCAACATATTGAGGCAATAAAAAAAGTGATAGCAAGTGGAGAAGAAGTTGGATTTTATATAGAAAATTTAGATTTCTCACCAATAACTGGAACAAAGGGAAATGTTGAGTATATATCGCTTTTTAGTTTGAATAGAGCAAATAAAAGAGAGATTGATATAGAAAGTGTAGTTAATAGTGGTAAAAACTTAGGAGGGGCTGTATGA
- a CDS encoding HD domain-containing protein yields MQLKNKKALAFVENLLDLEMVKDLELFDDQGVKVSTHTYDVLKISIDELKRDYRSFTEAKQRVDFFAMTIGIIIHDLSKGSIRKTEEKFSHSQMMLKKPEYITKEADRVLKEIEEKLDVEINDAIRKNIIHIVLSHHGKWGKIQPNSKEAHIVHRADMYSAKYHRINPIGADKILELMAQGMQLEEISIKLNCTQGVIKDRLKRAKQELNFKNTKQLINYYKKNKKIPIGDNFFIQRVRETEKLKRMVDRKGFKNIMLENPLIPYFRDDEIFKKKELEKTEPSGKK; encoded by the coding sequence ATGCAGTTAAAAAATAAAAAAGCATTAGCTTTTGTTGAAAATCTTTTAGATTTAGAAATGGTAAAAGATTTAGAACTTTTTGATGATCAGGGAGTAAAAGTATCTACTCATACTTATGATGTTTTAAAAATATCAATAGATGAATTAAAAAGAGATTATAGAAGTTTTACAGAGGCAAAACAGAGAGTAGATTTCTTTGCAATGACTATTGGAATAATTATTCATGATTTGAGTAAAGGAAGTATAAGAAAGACAGAGGAGAAATTTTCACACTCTCAAATGATGTTAAAAAAGCCAGAATATATAACTAAAGAAGCTGATAGAGTTTTAAAAGAGATAGAGGAAAAGTTAGACGTTGAAATAAATGATGCTATTAGAAAAAATATTATTCATATAGTTTTATCACATCATGGAAAATGGGGAAAAATTCAACCTAATAGTAAAGAGGCTCATATAGTTCATAGAGCAGATATGTATTCAGCTAAGTATCATAGAATAAATCCTATTGGTGCAGATAAAATATTGGAGCTTATGGCTCAAGGAATGCAATTAGAAGAGATAAGTATAAAATTAAACTGCACTCAAGGAGTTATAAAAGATAGACTTAAAAGAGCTAAACAAGAATTAAATTTTAAAAATACAAAGCAGTTGATAAACTACTATAAGAAGAATAAGAAAATACCAATAGGGGATAACTTTTTTATTCAAAGAGTTAGAGAGACAGAAAAATTAAAAAGAATGGTAGATAGAAAAGGATTTAAAAATATTATGCTTGAGAATCCTTTGATTCCATATTTTAGAGATGATGAAATTTTTAAGAAAAAGGAATTAGAAAAAACAGAACCTAGTGGGAAAAAATAG
- the dxs gene encoding 1-deoxy-D-xylulose-5-phosphate synthase, which translates to MEDLKKASVEELEKKAEEIRKILIETVSKNGGHLAPNLGVVELTLCLHKVFDFTKDKLLFDVGHQAYVHKILTDRGERFSTLRQRHGIGPFMDPKESSYDPYISGHAGTALSAGAGIAMADPDRKVVVVVGDASISNGHSLEALNNMSGKLKNLIIILNDNEMSIGKNVGSLSKFFGKLMVSEKYMNLRDDIKNIISKLRIVNRVSSTLERVEFSVKNFFLPLSILESFGLKFLGVLDGHNINELLETFEKVKEMEGPIFIHIKTQKGKGYSFAEKDKEKFHGIAPFNMETGATTSKLKTYSSIFGEEMVKLGEEDENIYTISAGMVKGTGLGEFFQKFENRAIDVGIAEGHAVTFAGGLASMGKKPYVAIYSTFMQRGFSQLIHDISIQKLPVRFIVDRAGIVGEDGKTHNGLYDISMFTTIPNYTVIAPTTSQELVDALEISKDFNSGPLVIRIPRENEFFIENDEKFQIGKWKEIKKGKKNLFIATGSMLKEILNIDEKLKERGIDGTIVSAGSIKPFDEKYLIDNLEKYDNIFVLEEAYEINSFGSSILDFVNNNGIDKKIYKIGIATPIIPHGKRDELLKEFGLRGENLIKRIEEKIDAVKK; encoded by the coding sequence ATGGAAGATTTGAAAAAAGCAAGTGTAGAAGAACTAGAAAAAAAAGCTGAAGAGATAAGAAAAATTTTAATAGAAACAGTAAGTAAAAATGGAGGACATTTAGCACCTAATCTAGGAGTTGTAGAACTTACTTTATGTTTACATAAAGTTTTTGATTTTACAAAAGACAAACTACTTTTTGATGTAGGACACCAAGCGTATGTACATAAAATTTTAACAGATAGAGGGGAAAGATTCTCAACTTTAAGGCAAAGACATGGGATAGGACCATTTATGGACCCTAAAGAGAGCTCATATGATCCTTATATATCTGGACATGCTGGAACAGCTTTATCAGCTGGGGCAGGAATAGCTATGGCTGATCCGGATAGAAAAGTTGTAGTTGTAGTAGGAGATGCCTCTATTTCTAATGGACATTCATTAGAAGCTTTAAATAATATGAGTGGAAAACTAAAAAATTTAATTATTATATTAAATGATAATGAGATGTCTATAGGAAAAAATGTAGGCTCTCTTTCTAAATTTTTTGGAAAATTAATGGTAAGTGAAAAATATATGAATCTTAGAGATGATATAAAAAATATTATCAGCAAATTAAGAATAGTAAATAGAGTTTCTTCAACACTAGAAAGAGTAGAGTTTTCTGTAAAAAATTTCTTTTTACCTTTAAGTATATTAGAAAGTTTTGGATTGAAGTTTTTAGGTGTGCTAGATGGACATAATATAAATGAACTATTAGAGACTTTTGAAAAGGTTAAAGAGATGGAGGGACCGATCTTTATCCATATAAAAACTCAAAAAGGAAAAGGATATTCATTTGCAGAAAAAGACAAAGAAAAATTTCATGGAATAGCTCCATTTAATATGGAAACGGGAGCAACAACTTCTAAATTAAAAACATATTCTAGTATTTTTGGTGAAGAGATGGTTAAGCTTGGAGAAGAGGATGAAAATATTTATACAATCTCTGCTGGAATGGTAAAAGGAACAGGATTGGGTGAATTTTTCCAAAAATTTGAAAATAGAGCTATAGATGTTGGAATAGCAGAAGGACATGCAGTAACTTTTGCTGGGGGGTTGGCATCAATGGGGAAAAAGCCATATGTAGCAATCTATTCTACTTTTATGCAAAGAGGTTTCAGTCAGCTTATTCACGATATCTCTATTCAAAAATTACCAGTGAGATTTATAGTAGATAGAGCTGGAATTGTAGGTGAAGATGGAAAAACTCACAATGGACTTTATGATATTTCAATGTTTACAACAATACCAAATTATACAGTGATAGCTCCTACAACTTCACAAGAGTTAGTAGATGCTCTAGAAATATCTAAAGACTTTAATTCAGGACCATTAGTTATAAGAATACCTAGGGAGAATGAGTTTTTTATTGAAAACGATGAAAAATTCCAAATAGGAAAATGGAAAGAGATAAAAAAAGGAAAGAAAAATCTTTTTATAGCAACTGGAAGTATGCTAAAGGAGATCTTAAATATAGATGAAAAGTTAAAAGAAAGAGGAATTGATGGAACTATAGTTAGTGCTGGTTCTATTAAGCCTTTTGATGAAAAATATTTGATAGATAATTTAGAAAAATATGATAATATATTTGTATTGGAAGAAGCTTATGAAATTAATTCTTTTGGAAGTAGTATATTAGATTTTGTAAATAACAATGGAATTGATAAAAAAATATATAAAATAGGAATTGCAACACCTATAATTCCACATGGAAAAAGAGATGAACTTTTAAAAGAATTTGGTTTAAGAGGAGAAAATTTAATTAAAAGAATTGAGGAAAAAATAGATGCAGTTAAAAAATAA
- a CDS encoding divergent PAP2 family protein, whose product MSPGIILNNRVLDVVFIAWFIAQFYKVLTSIFKKGKIDITRLWDTGGMPSSHSSTVSCLVTSIAIRYGISSDLFAITIIFAGIVMYDAAGIRRAAGKQAGVINSLIEKIPLFIGRAQYDKHFSKEKEAKLKELLGHTPFEVMVGCILGIIIGLLFKTYLQG is encoded by the coding sequence ATGAGTCCCGGAATTATATTAAATAATAGAGTATTAGATGTTGTGTTTATAGCATGGTTTATAGCACAATTTTATAAAGTGTTGACAAGTATTTTTAAAAAAGGGAAAATAGATATAACAAGACTATGGGATACTGGTGGAATGCCAAGTTCCCATAGTTCTACAGTATCATGTTTAGTAACAAGTATAGCTATAAGATATGGAATTAGTAGTGATCTTTTTGCTATTACAATAATTTTTGCAGGAATAGTAATGTATGATGCTGCTGGAATTAGAAGGGCAGCAGGAAAACAAGCTGGAGTCATAAATTCACTTATAGAAAAGATACCATTATTTATTGGAAGGGCACAGTATGATAAGCATTTTAGCAAAGAGAAAGAAGCTAAATTGAAGGAGCTTTTAGGACACACACCATTTGAAGTGATGGTAGGTTGTATTTTAGGAATAATTATTGGATTGCTCTTTAAAACGTATCTACAGGGATAA
- the yhbY gene encoding ribosome assembly RNA-binding protein YhbY, with translation MSLTSKQRSFLRKQAHDLEPLVRIGKDGVTENLIQSILEAINSREILKVKILQNCEKEKEEILEELSARDEFEVVGLIGRTIILYRENTDKPVISLEVKGIR, from the coding sequence ATGTCATTAACAAGTAAACAAAGATCATTTTTAAGGAAGCAAGCACACGATTTAGAACCATTAGTAAGAATTGGAAAAGATGGAGTAACAGAAAATCTGATTCAAAGTATACTTGAAGCTATAAATTCAAGAGAGATTTTAAAAGTAAAAATTCTTCAAAACTGTGAAAAAGAGAAAGAAGAGATATTAGAAGAATTATCAGCTAGAGATGAGTTTGAAGTTGTTGGATTAATAGGAAGAACTATTATTTTATATAGAGAAAACACAGATAAACCAGTGATCTCTTTAGAAGTAAAAGGAATAAGATAG
- a CDS encoding ribonuclease J, protein MIRKVKDTEIQKKKERSNVAGIKEVKAIKEKIRAIKAGIKELKDDSKKTSKVTTTETKEAKIQKEEKMYVIPLGGLEEVGKNMTVVQYRDEIIIIDSGVTFPDENLLGIDLVIPDFTFLENNKDKVKGLFITHGHEDHIGSIPYLYQKIDKTVPMYGGKLTLALAKSKFENPGFSKELPKMKEVKGRSKVKVGKYFTVEFIKVTHSITDAYALVITTPAGVVFHTGDFKIDLTPVDGEGVDFARLSQIGEQGVDLMLSDSTNSEVEGFTPSERSVGEAFKQEFSKAKGRIIVAAFASHVHRLQQIINTAEEYGRRIAIDGRSLVKVFEIASNLGYLRIPEGMMISLAEVDSLRDNKVVILCTGTQGEPMAALSRIAKNMHKHIKIKEGDTVIISATPIPGNEKAVSNNINNLLKYDAEVVFKKIAGIHVSGHGSKDEQKLMLNLIRPKYFMPVHGEHKMLKAHKDTAIETGVPKNNIIIAQNGSKVEVTKSAVKIKGKVNAGSTLVDGLGVGDIGNIVLKDRQQLSQDGVVVIVFTLDKETGKIIVGPDIVTRGFVYSKESDDIIKEAIETIKQKLDSMDGNAMKDWTMLKNNTRDIASKYFYNKTKRNPVILPIIMEV, encoded by the coding sequence ATGATAAGAAAAGTAAAAGATACAGAGATACAAAAGAAAAAAGAAAGAAGCAATGTTGCAGGAATAAAAGAAGTAAAAGCTATAAAAGAAAAGATAAGAGCTATAAAAGCAGGAATAAAAGAATTAAAAGATGATAGTAAAAAAACATCAAAAGTAACTACTACAGAAACAAAAGAAGCTAAAATTCAAAAGGAAGAAAAAATGTATGTTATTCCTCTTGGAGGGTTAGAAGAAGTTGGAAAAAATATGACAGTAGTTCAATATAGAGATGAGATAATTATTATTGACTCTGGAGTAACTTTTCCAGATGAAAACTTATTAGGAATAGATTTAGTAATTCCAGATTTTACATTTTTAGAAAATAATAAAGATAAAGTTAAAGGGTTATTTATAACACATGGACATGAAGATCATATAGGATCTATTCCATATCTTTATCAAAAAATAGATAAAACAGTTCCTATGTATGGAGGAAAATTAACTCTTGCATTGGCAAAATCTAAATTTGAAAATCCTGGATTTTCAAAAGAACTTCCTAAAATGAAAGAGGTTAAAGGAAGAAGTAAAGTAAAAGTTGGGAAATATTTTACAGTTGAATTTATAAAGGTAACACACTCTATAACAGATGCCTATGCTTTAGTAATTACAACACCTGCTGGAGTGGTATTCCATACAGGAGACTTTAAAATTGATTTAACTCCAGTAGATGGAGAAGGAGTAGACTTTGCTAGACTTTCTCAAATTGGAGAACAAGGAGTAGATTTGATGTTATCAGATTCAACTAACTCTGAAGTAGAAGGATTTACACCATCAGAAAGAAGTGTAGGAGAAGCATTTAAACAGGAATTTTCAAAGGCTAAGGGAAGAATTATAGTTGCAGCTTTTGCATCTCATGTACATAGATTACAACAGATTATAAATACTGCTGAAGAGTATGGAAGAAGAATAGCTATAGATGGAAGAAGTTTAGTAAAAGTATTTGAAATAGCATCAAATCTAGGTTACTTAAGAATTCCTGAGGGAATGATGATATCTTTAGCTGAAGTAGATAGTTTAAGAGACAATAAAGTAGTAATTCTTTGTACTGGAACTCAAGGAGAGCCAATGGCAGCCCTTTCAAGAATAGCTAAGAATATGCATAAACATATAAAAATAAAAGAGGGAGATACTGTAATAATTTCAGCAACTCCTATTCCAGGAAATGAAAAAGCAGTTTCAAATAACATAAATAATCTGTTAAAATATGATGCAGAGGTTGTATTTAAAAAGATTGCTGGAATCCACGTTTCAGGACATGGAAGTAAAGATGAGCAAAAACTTATGCTAAACCTAATAAGACCAAAATATTTTATGCCAGTTCATGGAGAGCATAAGATGTTAAAGGCACATAAAGATACTGCTATAGAAACTGGAGTACCTAAAAATAATATTATAATTGCACAAAATGGTAGTAAGGTTGAAGTAACAAAATCAGCAGTAAAAATTAAAGGTAAGGTAAATGCAGGTTCTACATTGGTTGATGGATTAGGTGTTGGAGATATAGGAAATATTGTTCTTAAAGATAGACAGCAACTTTCTCAAGATGGAGTTGTAGTAATAGTATTTACTTTAGATAAAGAAACAGGAAAAATTATAGTTGGTCCAGATATTGTTACAAGAGGATTTGTTTATTCAAAAGAATCAGATGATATAATAAAAGAGGCAATTGAAACAATTAAACAAAAACTAGATAGCATGGATGGAAATGCTATGAAAGATTGGACAATGTTAAAAAATAATACTAGAGATATAGCATCAAAATATTTTTATAATAAAACAAAGAGAAATCCAGTAATATTACCAATAATAATGGAAGTTTAA